A region from the Rosa rugosa chromosome 6, drRosRugo1.1, whole genome shotgun sequence genome encodes:
- the LOC133717837 gene encoding protein NUCLEAR FUSION DEFECTIVE 4-like, protein MVGQSRKWMILVATTWIQAFTGTNFDFSSYSSQLKTVLGISQVQLNYLSVASDMGKALGWCSGVSLMYFPLWAVMFMAAFMGLFGYGLQWFVIQRTITLPYVLVFLLCLLAGCSICWFNTVCYVLCIRHFQTNRALALSLTISFNGVSAALYSLIANAINPADDNLYLLLNAVVPLFTSGVALIPLLRRPPPIQPLSREATYRDSRIFLCLNILAVVTGLYLLLLNSLSSKISNARILLVGAIFLLILPLCLPGIAYAREWARRNMPWSFQNDDSSNFNLANPDDLELHKELIAENESGNVVNATSYGMVDKQGCSWCFGKVMEKDRLTVLGEEHSARLLIRRWDFWLYYAAYFCGGTIGLVYSNNLGQICESLGYGTKTSSLVTLYSSCSFFGRLLAASPDFLRDKLYFARTGWLAVALVPTPIAFLLLTLSGSEAMLRAGTGLIGISSGFVFSAAVSVTSELFGPNSAGVNHNILITNIPIGSLLYGLLAALVYDSNEGSSLIRENFLKEATLCMGRSCYRQTFIWWGCISVVGLASSVLLFLRTRAAYNRFERNRCRTESSS, encoded by the exons ATGGTTGGACAATCAAGGAAATGGATGATACTCGTGGCAACAACATGGATTCAGGCATTTACGGGCACGAACTTCGACTTCTCGTCCTACTCCTCCCAATTGAAAACGGTTCTTGGGATATCTCAGGTGCAACTCAACTACCTTTCTGTGGCCTCAGACATGGGCAAGGCATTGGGGTGGTGTTCAGGTGTTTCCCTCATGTATTTTCCTTTGTGGGCTGTCATGTTCATGGCTGCCTTCATGGGTTTGTTTGGTTATGGTCTCCAATGGTTTGTCATTCAAAGAACGATCACCCTGCCCTATGTTCTG GTATTCCTTTTGTGTTTGTTGGCAGGATGTAGCATCTGCTGGTTCAATACAGTCTGCTATGTATTATGTATTCGGCACTTCCAAACCAACCGGGCACTTGCATTGTCCCTAACAATTAGTTTCAATGGCGTAAGCGCAGCCCTATACAGCCTCATTGCCAATGCGATAAACCCGGCCGATGACAACCTCTACCTCTTATTGAATGCAGTAGTTCCACTCTTCACATCTGGTGTTGCGCTAATCCCTCTGCTTCGTCGACCACCTCCGATTCAGCCACTGTCTCGTGAGGCTACTTATCGAGACTCCAGGATTTTTCTTTGCCTGAACATCCTAGCAGTGGTAACAGGCCTatatctcctcctcctcaactCACTGTCCTCTAAGATATCAAATGCTCGAATTCTCTTGGTTGGTGCTATTTTTCTCCTGATCTTACCTTTGTGTCTGCCTGGCATTGCATATGCTAGGGAGTGGGCTCGTCGAAACATGCCCTGGAGCTTCCAGAATGATGACTCGTCAAACTTCAATCTGGCCAACCCTGATGATCTTGAGCTCCATAAGGAACTCATTGCTGAAAATGAAAGTGGAAATGTGGTGAATGCCACTTCTTATGGGATGGTAGACAAGCAAGGTTGTTCATGGTGTTTTGGGAAGGTGATGGAGAAAGACAGGTTGACAGTGCTAGGGGAGGAACACTCTGCTCGGTTGCTCATACGCCGGTGGGATTTTTGGCTATACTATGCTGCATATTTTTGTGGCGGAACTATTGGATTGGTCTATAGCAACAATCTTGGGCAGATTTGTGAATCACTTGGATACGGTACCAAGACCAGTTCTCTTGTCACACTATACTCTTCATGCTCCTTCTTTGGTCGTTTACTAGCAGCTTCCCCGGATTTCCTGCGCGA TAAGTTATACTTTGCAAGGACTGGGTGGCTTGCAGTTGCGCTGGTACCAACACCAATCGCCTTCCTCCTGCTTACTCTATCAGGCAGTGAAGCAATGTTGCGTGCCGGAACAGGCTTGATCGGGATAAGCTCTGGGTTTGTGTTTTCTGCAGCGGTGTCAGTAACATCAGAGCTTTTTGGGCCAAACAGCGCGGGTGTAAACCACAACATCCTCATCACCAACATCCCTATTGGCTCACTCCTCTATGGCCTTCTTGCAGCTTTGGTGTATGATTCCAACGAAGGAAGCTCACTAATCCGGGAGAACTTTTTAAAAGAAGCAACATTGTGCATGGGTAGGTCATGCTACAGGCAGACATTCATATGGTGGGGCTGTATTTCAGTTGTAGGGTTAGCATCAAGCGTCCTGTTATTCCTACGGACCAGAGCTGCTTACAATCGTTTTGAGAGGAACAGATGTCGAACAGAGTCCTCCTCTTAG
- the LOC133718861 gene encoding ankyrin repeat-containing protein BDA1-like, with protein MATIQDEGDAIKLVYKASVAGCVSTLNELIETSPLILRKFSLTTFTETPLHVSALLGHHDFTRTLLTHNPNLAKELDSFRRSPLHLASAEGHEEIVQVLLHADHVDVCLFHDQDGRIPLHYSAMRGRLGVLKKLIRAKPESIFVSVLNRSRETALHLCVKYNQLECLKLLVEHVGEQRSEFLHSKDTVGGQTILHLALVLKQTETIRYLLSIPIIREEANDVIRSYVLEHNSGDIRNLELQQIVIGHNDDHHHQQPLSSVPPGMTSANVLDNNAAEKVSKARWRTKLMKYLNYPTDWLEDTRGVLIVVAGMIATMTFQAAVNPPGGVWQVNNTDSTINSSGSPSSTESQTCYAGSAVLACATDSGLDHIFLLFMNFNTISFLASLSVTFLLISGFPLHNRLCMWLLSMGMCIVLSCLALSYLVVVIMIIPNQAFELYSSTTYNIIIYVWISLVGMVVLIHTLRFFIWLGKRLRRRFRHN; from the exons ATGGCTACTATACAAGATGAAGGAGACGCAATAAAGCTAGTCTACAAGGCATCAGTTGCGGGGTGCGTATCTACCTTAAACGAATTGATCGAAACAAGCCCACTCATTCTTAGAAAGTTTTCTTTGACTACTTTCACTGAAACTCCCTTGCATGTATCTGCTTTGCTCGGCCACCATGACTTTACCAGAACCCTTCTCACTCATAATCCCAACCTCGCGAAGGAGTTGGACTCTTTCAGACGCTCACCTCTCCACTTGGCTTCTGCCGAGGGCCACGAGGAGATCGTTCAAGTTTTGTTACATGCAGATCATGTCGATGTCTGCTTGTTTCATGATCAGGATGGCAGAATTCCGCTTCACTATTCAGCCATGAGAGGACGACTTGGGGTCCTCAAGAAGTTGATACGAGCAAAGCCAGAGTCCATATTTGTTTCGGTTCTGAATAGATCAAGAGAAACGGCTTTGCACTTGTGTGTTAAATATAATCaattggagtgcttgaaacTGTTAGTCGAACATGTGGGTGAACAAAGATCAGAATTCCTCCACTCAAAAGACACTGTTGGTGGCCAGACTATCCTGCACTTGGCTTTGGTTCTGAAGCAAACTGAG ACTATAAGGTACCTGCTTTCTATACCTATTATACGAGAAGAAGCAAATGATGTGATCAGATCTTATGTCTTGGAGCACAACTCAGGAGATATCAGAAATCTTGAACTTCAACAAATTGTGATCGGCCACAACGATGACCACCACCATCAGCAACCATTGTCATCTGTACCGCCAGGAATGACTAGTGCTAATGTTCTTGACAACAATGCAGCGGAAAAAGTGTCAAAGGCAAGGTGGAGGACCAAGCTAATGAAATACCTGAATTACCCAACTGATTGGCTGGAAGATACCCGTGGCGTGCTGATTGTTGTGGCCGGCATGATTGCAACGATGACTTTCCAAGCTGCGGTTAATCCACCAGGTGGTGTTTGGCAAGTAAATAATACGGATTCTACAATTAATAGTTCTGGAAGTCCTTCCTCAACCGAGTCACAGACATGTTACGCTGGAAGTGCAGTTTTAGCCTGTGCAACGGACTCTGGACTTGATCACATCTTCTTGTTGTTCATGAATTTCAATACCATCTCCTTCCTTGCTTCTTTGAGTGTTACTTTTTTACTTATTAGCGGTTTTCCTCTCCATAACCGGCTTTGTATGTGGCTCTTATCAATGGGTATGTGTATCGTTCTCTCTTGCCTGGCACTAAGCTATCTAGTTGTTGTGATCATGATCATCCCTAATCAGGCTTTCGAGCTTTATAGTAGTACTACTTACAATATTATCATCTACGTTTGGATTTCGTTGGTTGGCATGGTCGTTTTAATCCACACACTTCGCTTTTTCATTTGGCTGGGGAAGAGGCTGCGTCGCAGATTCAGACATAATTAA
- the LOC133716455 gene encoding uncharacterized protein LOC133716455: protein MAMNVLFWNCRGICNPSTRRALKILISQHNPKLVFLIETKIRDKEEFDRLQCNLGFDHAEGVMSVGQAGGLGLFWNDEVKVKIRQLSTARFIDAVVDEGDGFLRWRFTGFYGNPGAADHHESLDLLRALSDDDSLPWVVFGDFNEILLASEKLDGRPRPESQMRGFREALGYAELVDLCAVPIVQRKRYHRFKFESLWLKHDGCHEIVQQQWQRLALGQPMFQVSKKIAWTSIALDDWQRSVFGDRQKAMSETRSRLEELLCMSVTPEVLAERGHLMERLERLLSEEELYWSQRAKVSWLKEGNRNTGFFHRKASNRKSKNFIRGLYDEAENWKEDDDGLETVVVNYFEKMYKAGTIDGEALEETLQAISPSVTEEMNITVCSQYSCKEVNEALFQMYPTKSPGPDGMPSLFFQHYWESIGDDITAAVHNFLQTGQLLKQINFTHICLIPKTANPETMADLRPIALCNVIYKLCSKVIANRLKLILPQIISSFQSAFIPGRLITDNTLAANELAHFIHNKRAGEEFMALKLDLSKAYDRLKYSFLVPGKPRGYVVPSRGLRQGDPLSPYLFLLGAEGLSTLLKTKADLGVLPGISICEGAPMVNHLLFADDSILYATANLQACHEISNVLKVYGKASGQQVNFHKSSVMFSKNVDRATQNLLATFLGVNVVESHEKYLGLPTYVGRNKTSTFQYIQERLDQKLQTWQGRLLSGAGKDILIRVVAQSLPTYAMSCFQLTKKFCDDLQQRCARFWWGGSNEQRKIHWKSWQFLCRPRKEGGLGFRDLCAFNRAMLAKQGWRIVQHPNSLIAKMYKAIYFPNSSFWEAAPHHSPSFSWRSIYEARSVLVKGAHWQVGDGNDILLSDPWLPRAAPFRLLLVHRGRDPLWKVNHLLNDEGCWNEALIQQVCHVDDIPFVLSIPLSNRRVHDRWVWHFDSKGLFSVKSAYRLLMEEEIVQEVPLQTQDLWKKLWSTNVPGTAKKFLWKVLNNCLPTMDRLIEKQVPLEVRPCVLCGVGEETIEHICRLCPYVRGVLDAVPGVVRSAYSPAARMVQFLEWIRGCASQLPSKLWATFVYILWGVWRERNNRVWDNKSMEVNQVVLLLSTRFQEYQRYKGKSQGGGSRRVVPWKPPSTGWVKINVDGAFHKDTEQVEALAGREAVSLAIQRGLSTVTFETDSLTLFHATKQRVIPHTFFIGRVYDDIIFHLQQMLGSYFTLAYRQANVVAHTLPHFACSSSSSLFWGLEPPTCIVDVLSKDFTS, encoded by the exons ATGGCCATGAACGTTCTGTTCTGGAATTGTCGAGGGATTTGTAATCCTTCCACTAGGCGTGCTTTGAAGATTTTAATCTCACAGCATAATCCGAAATTGGTGTTTCTGATTGAAACGAAAATCAGAGATAAAGAGGAGTTCGACAGACTACAGTGTAACCTAGGGTTTGATCATGCAGAGGGCGTGATGAGCGTTGGGCAGGCTGGTGGACTGGGTTTATTCTGGAATGACGAAGTAAAGGTCAAAATACGGCAGCTTTCTACTGCCCGTTTTATTGATGCAGTGGTAGATGAAGGAGATGGCTTCTTGCGGTGGCGGTTCACGGGGTTTTACGGCAACCCAGGTGCAGCAGATCATCATGAATCCTTGGATCTTCTCAGGGCTTTGAGTGATGATGACAGTTTACCGTGGGTTGTGTTTGGAGACTTTAACGAGATCTTGTTGGCCTCAGAGAAGCTGGATGGTAGGCCACGACCGGAGAGTCAAATGCGAGGTTTCCGGGAGGCGCTGGGGTATGCGGAATTGGTGGACCTATG TGCAGTTCCGATTGTTCAGAGGAAGCGATATCACAGGTTTAAGTTTGAATCATTGTGGTTGAAGCATGATGGTTGTCATGAGATCGTTCAGCAACAGTGGCAACGTCTAGCTCTGGGACAACCAATGTTTCAGGTTTCGAAGAAGATTGCATGGACCAGTATTGCGTTAGATGATTGGCAACGCAGTGTGTTTGGTGACCGACAGAAAGCAATGTCGGAGACTCGTTCACGGTTGGAGGAGCTGTTGTGTATGTCAGTGACTCCGGAGGTATTGGCTGAGAGGGGTCATTTGATGGAACGCTTGGAAAGGCTGCTGTCAGAAGAGGAATTATATTGGAGTCAGCGAGCTAAGGTTTCATGGCTCAAGGAGGGAAATCGTAATACTGGTTTCTTTCATCGTAAGGCTTCTAATAGAAAAAGCAAAAATTTCATTAGAGGCCTTTATGATGAGGCAGAGAACTggaaagaagatgatgatggtcTGGAAACTGTTGTTGTGAACTATTTTGAGAAAATGTATAAGGCAGGAACTATTGATGGTGAGGCTTTGGAGGAAACTCTTCAGGCTATTTCTCCTTCAGTTACAGAAGAGATGAATATTACGGTATGTTCCCAATATAGCTGTAAGGAAGTGAATGAGGCTTTGTTCCAAATGTACCCTACGAAGTCGCCTGGACCGGATGGAATGCCGTCGCTATTTTTCCAACATTATTGGGAGAGTATAGGTGATGACATCACTGCTGCAGTACACAATTTTCTACAGACTGGTCAGTTGCTAAAACAGATCAATTTCACGCACATTTGTTTGATTCCTAAAACTGCTAATCCTGAGACTATGGCAGATTTAAGACCAATTGCATTGTGTAATGTCATTTACAAGTTGTGTTCGAAAGTTATTGCCAATAGGTTAAAGTTGATTTTGCCTCAGATTATATCATCTTTTCAGAGTGCTTTCATTCCAGGCAGGTTGATAACTGACAATACGTTGGCAGCCAATGAGCTAGCTCATTTTATTCATAATAAAAGAGCAGGGGAGGAATTTATGGCATTGAAATTGGACTTGAGTAAAGCCTATGACAGATTGAA ATATTCTTTTTTGGTACCGGGAAAGCCCAGGGGCTATGTGGTACCTTCTAGAGGGTTGCGACAAGGAGATCCTTTATCACCATATTTGTTTCTTCTCGGAGCAGAAGGTCTCTCTACTTTATTAAAGACAAAGGCTGATCTAGGTGTGTTGCCAGGTATTTCTATTTGTGAAGGCGCTCCCATGGTTAATCATCTtctttttgcagatgatagtatATTGTATGCTACTGCTAATTTACAGGCTTGTCATGAAATTAGTAATGTATTGAAGGTGTATGGAAAAGCATCTGGGCAGCAAGTTAACTTCCATAAGAGTTCTGTTATGTTTAGTAAAAATGTGGATCGTGCTACTCAGAATTTGCTTGCTACATTTTTGGGAGTTAATGTAGTGGAATCCCATGAGAAGTATCTTGGTTTGCCTACATATGTTGGAAGGAATAAAACTAGTACTTTTCAATATATTCAGGAGAGATTGGATCAGAAACTTCAAACTTGGCAGGGTCGGCTTCTTAGTGGTGCTGGCAAAGATATTCTGATCAGGGTGGTAGCTCAATCTTTACCTACATATGCTATGAGCTGCtttcaattaacaaaaaaattttGTGATGATCTTCAACAGAGATgtgctagattttggtggggagGCTCTAATGAACAAAGGAAAATTCATTGGAAGTCTTGGCAATTTCTTTGCCGGCCAAGGAAAGAAGGAGGATTGGGTTTCCGGGATTTATGTGCTTTTAATAGGGCTATGTTAGCAAAACAGGGCTGGAGAATTGTTCAACATCCGAATTCATTAATTGCCAAAATGTATAAGGCCATATACTTTCCAAATTCTTCTTTTTGGGAGGCTGCACCTCATCATTCACCTTCATTTTCTTGGCGGAGTATTTATGAGGCTAGAAGTGTTCTTGTCAAAGGGGCACATTGGCAAGTAGGAGATGGGAATGATATCTTGCTTTCTGACCCATGGCTACCTAGAGCGGCACCTTTTCGCTTATTACTAGTTCACAGAGGTAGAGATCCTCTTTGGAAGGTCAATCACCTTTTGAATGATGAGGGTTGTTGGAATGAAGCATTGATACAACAGGTTTGTCATGTTGATGATATCCCTTTTGTTTTGTCTATTCCTTTGAGTAATAGAAGGGTTCATGATCGTTGGGTGTGGCACTTTGATTCCAAAGGGTTGTTTTCAGTTAAGAGTGCGTACAGGCTCTTAATGGAGGAGGAAATAGTACAAGAGGTGCCTTTGCAGACGCAAGATTTATGGAAAAAGCTATGGTCTACCAATGTACCAGGTACGGCAAAAAAATTTCTATGGAAGGTGTTGAACAATTGTTTACCTACTATGGATAGATTGATTGAGAAACAGGTTCCTCTGGAGGTAAGACCTTGTGTTCTATGTGGAGTGGGGGAAGAGACAATTGAACATATATGTAGGCTTTGTCCGTATGTCAGGGGAGTGTTGGATGCCGTGCCTGGGGTGGTACGGTCGGCTTACTCTCCTGCTGCTAGGATGGTGCAGTTTTTGGAGTGGATTCGGGGTTGTGCTTCTCAATTGCCTTCCAAGTTATGGGCAACTTTCGTTTATATTTTGTGGGGTGTTTGGAGGGAGAGAAATAATAGAGTGTGGGATAACAAGAGTATGGAGGTGAACCAGGTTGTGCTGCTATTGTCGACTCGTTTCCAGGAATACCAGAGGTATAAGGGCAAGAGCCAGGGTGGAGGGAGTCGGCGTGTAGTCCCTTGGAAACCTCCGAGTACAGGGTGGGTGAAGATTAATGTTGATGGTGCATTTCATAAAGATACTG AACAGGTTGAGGCATTAGCTGGGAGGGAGGCTGTCTCACTTGCTATTCAGCGAGGTCTCTCTACGGTTACTTTTGAGACTGATTCTCTTACTCTTTTTCATGCAACAAAGCAGAGAGTCATTCCCCATACTTTCTTCATTGGTCGTGTGTATGATGACATTATCTTTCATCTTCAACAGATGCTGGGTTCTTACTTTACTCTTGCTTATCGTCAAGCCAATGTTGTGGCTCATACTTTACCTCATTTTGCTTGTTCTTCTTCTAGTTCTTTATTCTGGGGCCTAGAGCCTCCAACTTGTATTGTTGATGTACTTTCTAAGGACTTTACCTCCTGA
- the LOC133718298 gene encoding B3 domain-containing protein Os04g0386900-like: MGDPASQSSSSDPTIELRGDEFWPLSGKPFFDIILAKSHVNPKCQMSIPSKLHPLLLSCSVPVVLTFGGKTWEMTCNTANNAQKFFDRPSWKAFVDDNNLKVGDGCVFELMECSSTKLVFRVQILRGEIPAQLLDKVSGENAEKPLVILD, from the exons ATGGGAGATCCTGCAAGCCAATCCTCCTCATCAGATCCCACGATTGAATTGCGTGGCGATGAATTCTGGCCACTTTCAGGGAAACCTTTCTTTGACATCATCCTCGCAAAATCGCATGTCAACCCCAAATGTCAAATG TCGATCCCATCCAAACTACATCCACTACTACTGTCCTGTTCAGTCCCTGTGGTTCTCACTTTTGGGGGCAAGACTTGGGAAATGACATGCAATACAGCAAACAATGCTCAGAAGTTCTTTGATAGACCGTCGTGGAAAGCATTCGTTGACGACAACAATCTGAAGGTCGGAGATGGCTGTGTGTTCGAACTTATGGAGTGCAGCAGCACAAAGCTGGTATTTAGAGTCCAAATTCTCAGAGGTGAAATCCCAGCTCAACTTCTAGACAAGGTCAGCGGTGAAAATGCAGAGAAACCCCTTGTGATTCTTGATTAG
- the LOC133718297 gene encoding B3 domain-containing protein Os04g0386900-like, which yields MEDSAQSRATPTIELHGDEFWPLSGKPFFDIILTKSHVKPLYQMEIPAKLNPVLPAGASVPMVLSFGDKSWDMTYNETKRLKLVDRQSWRAFVDDNSLKAGDGCIFELTGCDSTKVVFKVQILRGDIPAELVEKYSGETEKPIII from the exons ATGGAAGACTCGGCACAATCCAGAGCAACTCCCACAATTGAATTGCATGGCGATGAATTCTGGCCACTTTCAGGGAAACCTTTCTTTGATATCATACTCACAAAATCCCATGTCAAACCCCTTTACCAAATG GAGATCCCAGCCAAACTGAATCCAGTATTACCCGCTGGTGCTTCAGTTCCTATGGTTCTCAGCTTTGGGGACAAGAGCTGGGATATGACATATAATGAAACAAAACGTCTTAAATTAGTGGATCGACAATCTTGGAGAGCATTCGTCGATGACAACAGTCTGAAGGCTGGAGATGGATGTATTTTCGAACTAACGGGGTGTGACAGTACAAAAGTAGTATTTAAGGTCCAAATCCTCAGAGGTGACATCCCAGCTGAGCTAGTAGAGAAGTACTCCGGCGAGACAGAGAAACCCATTATTATATAA